In the genome of Paenarthrobacter ilicis, the window TGAAGTCCAGGCCCTCTTCGGAGCCGTAGTGCACGTGCTCACGGGCGAGGTAGCCGTGGAGGTTCATCTGGCCGAGGCCAATCGCGTGGCTCTGGGCGTTGCCCTGGGCGATGGACGGCACCGAGTTGATGTAGGACATGTCGGACACAGCGCTGAGGGCGCGGATGGACGTCTCGATGGAGCGGCCAAAGTCCGGCGAATCCATGGTCTTGGCAATGTTCATGGAACCGAGGTTGCAGGAAATGTCCTTGCCCACGGTCTCGTAGCTGAGGTCCTCGGCGTAAATGGACGGCGAGGAAACCTGTAGGATCTCCGAGCACAGGTTGCTCATGGTGATCTTGCCGTCGATCGGGTTGGCCCGGTTCACGGTGTCCTCGAACATGATGTATGGGTAGCCGGACTCGAACTGGATCTCGGCGAGGGTCTGGAAGAACTCGCGGGCGCTGATCTTGGTCTTCTTGATCCGCGAATCGTCAACCATCTCGTAGTACTTCTCGGTCACCGAAATATCGGAGAACGGAACACCGTAGACCTTTTCCACGTCATACGGCGAGAACAGGTACATGTCCTCGTTCTTCTTGGCGAGCTCGAACGTGATGTCCGGAACCACAACGCCCAAGGAGAGGGTCTTGATGCGGATCTTCTCGTCGGCGTTCTCACGCTTGGTGTCCAGGAAGCGGTGGATGTCCGGGTGGTGGGCGTGCAAGTACACCGCACCTGCACCCTGGCGGGCACCGAGCTGGTTGGCGTAGGAGAAGCTGTCTTCGAGGAGCTTCATCACGGGGATGACGCCGGAGGACTGGTTTTCGATCTGCTTGATCGGCGCGCCGTGCTCGCGGATGTTGGTGAGCGAAAGCGCTACACCGCCGCCACGCTTGGAAAGCTGGAGCGCAGAGTTGATGGCGCGGGCGATCGACTCCATGTTGTCTTCGATGCGGAGCAGGAAGCAGGAGACGAGCTCGCCGCGCTGTGCCTTGCCGGCATTGAGGAACGTGGGCGTAGCAGGCTGGAAACGGCCGTCAATGATTTCATCGACAAGGCGGTTGGCCAGGTCTTCGTCGCCGCGTGCCAGGTGCAGGGCGACCATGCAGACGCGGTCTTCGTAGCGCTCCAGGAAACGCTTGCCGTCAAAAGTCTTCAGCGTGTAGGACGTGTAGAACTTGAAGGCGCCAAGGAAGGTCTCAAAGCGGAACTTCTTCTTGTACGCGCGGTTGAAGAGGTCGCGGATGAAGTTCATCGTGTACTGGTCAAGCGTCTCGCGCTCGTAGTACTGGTTCTTCACCAGGTAATCGAGCTTCTCTTCCAAGTCGTGGAAGAACACGGTGTTGTTGTTCACATGCTGCAGGAAGTACTGGTGGGCAGCTTCGCGGTCAGCCTCGAACTGGATCTCACCATTGGGCCCATACAGATTCAGCATGGCGTTCAACTCGTGGTAACCCAAGCCCTTATAGGCCTCCGGCAATGGCATTTTGACCGTGTCCACAGCGCCCCCGGCTACTTCTGTTTCTGCGACAGTTGTGTCCAAAACTCTTCCAATCCTTGATTCACTCGGTCTACGTCTTCGGGAGTTCCCATGAGTTCGAACCGATAGAGGTGCGGTACCTTGCACTTGACGGAGACAATGTCTCCGGCTGCACAGTAGTTGTCCGCGAAATTTGTGTTCCCCGCTCCGATAACACCGCGGATCAGCTCCCTGTTCCCAGGGTCGTTCAGAAATCTGATGACCTGCTTGGGCACTGATCCCTCGCCGTTGGTTCCGCCATATGTTGGCAACACAAGGACAAAGGGTTCCAGGGCCTGAAGCGGGGCCTCGTAGGCATAAAGGGGGATGCGGGCTGCATCCCTGCCCAGTTTCCGCACGAATCGTTGGGTGTTCTCCGACGTGGAGGAAAAGTAGATGAGGTGACTCCTGGTAGTGACAGCCTCTGGCGCTTTGTACGCGGTGGCCGCTGCCAGCGGTGTCATGGGAGTCACCTCAACTACTGAGAAAATTTGTTGGCGTGTTGGTGGCGTGGTTCGAAGGGAAGGTCAGGCCACGGAGGAAACGGCCTGCGCCAGTTCCTCGATCTTGTCCGGACGGAACCCGGACCAGTGGTCCTGCTCGGTAACAACCACGGGAGCCTGCATGTAGCCCAGTGCCTTGAGGCGCTCGAGGGCCTCGGCATCCTGGGAGATGTCGACACTCTGGTAGGCAATGCCCTTCTTGTCGAGTGCCCGGTAGGTTGCGTTGCACTGAACACAGGCCGGCTTTGTGTAAACCGTT includes:
- the nrdE gene encoding class 1b ribonucleoside-diphosphate reductase subunit alpha; translated protein: MPLPEAYKGLGYHELNAMLNLYGPNGEIQFEADREAAHQYFLQHVNNNTVFFHDLEEKLDYLVKNQYYERETLDQYTMNFIRDLFNRAYKKKFRFETFLGAFKFYTSYTLKTFDGKRFLERYEDRVCMVALHLARGDEDLANRLVDEIIDGRFQPATPTFLNAGKAQRGELVSCFLLRIEDNMESIARAINSALQLSKRGGGVALSLTNIREHGAPIKQIENQSSGVIPVMKLLEDSFSYANQLGARQGAGAVYLHAHHPDIHRFLDTKRENADEKIRIKTLSLGVVVPDITFELAKKNEDMYLFSPYDVEKVYGVPFSDISVTEKYYEMVDDSRIKKTKISAREFFQTLAEIQFESGYPYIMFEDTVNRANPIDGKITMSNLCSEILQVSSPSIYAEDLSYETVGKDISCNLGSMNIAKTMDSPDFGRSIETSIRALSAVSDMSYINSVPSIAQGNAQSHAIGLGQMNLHGYLAREHVHYGSEEGLDFTNIYFYTVLFHALRASNRLAIETGQKFGGFEKSTYASGEFFDKYTEQEWVPATERVSELFAGHHIPTQDDWRELKASVMEHGIYNQNLQAVPPTGSISYINNSTSSIHPVAAKIEIRKEGKIGRVYYPAPYLTNDNLEYYQDAYEIGYEKIIDTYAAATQHVDQGLSLTLFFKDTATTRDINKAQIYAWRKGIKTLYYIRLRQLALEGTEVEGCVSCML
- the nrdI gene encoding class Ib ribonucleoside-diphosphate reductase assembly flavoprotein NrdI, which codes for MTPLAAATAYKAPEAVTTRSHLIYFSSTSENTQRFVRKLGRDAARIPLYAYEAPLQALEPFVLVLPTYGGTNGEGSVPKQVIRFLNDPGNRELIRGVIGAGNTNFADNYCAAGDIVSVKCKVPHLYRFELMGTPEDVDRVNQGLEEFWTQLSQKQK
- the nrdH gene encoding glutaredoxin-like protein NrdH; amino-acid sequence: MTVTVYTKPACVQCNATYRALDKKGIAYQSVDISQDAEALERLKALGYMQAPVVVTEQDHWSGFRPDKIEELAQAVSSVA